The genomic segment TCACTCCCTGGTCGTTCGCTCCCTGGTCGACGACGTTGTTCGCGATGGCCGACGCTCCGCCCGTTCTCGCGCCTttgcccacgccgccgccgtcggggtatatgccgccgctgccgctgcgcgacgccgcggcctgGCCGTCGCGCACCTGCTGGCGGAGGGTGACGTTGATGGTGCGGAGCTTCTCGTTGAGTTCGGCGATCTCGGCCTTGCGGGCGTTGGACGTGAGGCCGGCTccgatggcgccgacgagcgcgacagcctcggtgatgccgacgacgtcgatgccGAACGGGGTGATGCAGAGGGTCTTGCCGTCGATGACCTGCTGCCTGGCCTtctgctcctcctcgatgcgCCGGGCGTTGAGGTTGGTcatcgccttctcctcctcctcgaagcGGAGCGCCTtgacccgcgcctcctcctccttgagctcggcgtagagttgctcgagctcggcgcgcttggcgccctcctccacgcgcctgcgctcgaggagggacTCACCTATGgactccgcgcgggcggaggaggatgcgccgcgagcgatggAGAagagcgcggccgcggcgccggcgaccgtcgcgcggcggccgagcatcccggacgacgagggctgagacgtcgacgcgttctgggaatcgtcgtcgtcgcgactgTTGGCGGTCGCGAGGATCTTGGTCACGGCGCGAGatgcgcgcacgcgacggcCGGCGGGCGCATCGAGagccgtgcgcggcgtggaggcggcggtgagggggTTCGTCACCGCGTGCATGATCGGGGCGGCGTGAAGTGGCGGGGGCGGCCTAGCAGATCCCGGACGCAAAATGTCGCCTCCGTCCGGGATAGGGAGATCAAACCTCTCAGCCAATCACAGGCCGCCATTTTGTTTTGTATGGGGCGACGGACTGGATCTCATCTCAACCGGGGCGCAACTTTCTGCTCTGAGGGTTTAGGGATTGCGCCGTGGCGGGTGCGTCAGAGAGACTTgcgggacgcgggcgctcaGCGTAAGAgactcgcgcgctccgccgaaGGGTTCCAGCGGATCCGACAGGAGGGAGACGGCAtgatgcgcgtcgccgtcgccggggcgccgccgcccgcggtcgccgcgggtacATTCGCCGGCGGCCGGCGGAGAGCGTCagcgtcggggcgcgcgtcgcggggcttcgccgggcgcggcgcgcgacgcgtcgtcgccgtcgtccgcgcgtcctcctccgacgacgcgcgcgatgcgccggtggacgcggcgacgtccaccgccgcggccgccgaggctgccgcgccggggcggacgacCGGATCGGGCGCACCCTTACCCGCGGGATACgacagcgcgcgcgcgcgagcgggtctCCTGGCGCAGATCTCCGAGGCCAAGACGACGGACgagaagacgaagacgaagaccAAGTCGCGCAAGTCCGGCAAGAagggatccgccgccgcgaccggaaacgagaagacggcgacggcgagaagagCCAAGGCGTCGGCCGCTCGCCGGGCGAAGAAGGCTCCGCCCGAAAAGAAGGCGCTCACCGATCTGCCCCTGACGCACCCGGACCGGAAGCCGTGGACGCCGTACCCGTGGGACAAgccgggcgtcgccgggtaCGAGCCAAAAGACATCTCCGAACTCAAGTACACCATCAACGGCAACGCGCTGATGCAGATCGACCGACAGACGATCCCGTACAACCAATTCGTTCGCGACCTCACCGCTCGCCCGCCGACGATCAGAGAGCTCTGGTGGCAGCGAGAGGCGCTGGATCGGTACATGATCGTCTACACCGACGACAGGGTGGCGTACGTGCAGGTGCCGGTGGACGAGTGGAAGACGGGCGAGCTGATATTACGCGCCGGCATTGAGATTCAGGAGATTACCGACGAATCCGAGAGtgacgcgacgaacgcgggcgtcgaactgggcgccgcggataGCGGCGCGAAGCTCTTCACCAACTACGGCGTGCCCCTGATCGGCGTCGGGATCGTGTGGTTCATCGTGTGGACCATGAACAGGTTCAAGGGGGACTTCGACGACAGGCAGAAGATGATGGAGATTGagaggcgcgaggaggcgatgaaGAAGGTTGAGAGCGACATGTCCCTCAAACTCCTGCAGCAGAAGCTCGACCTGGTCGACAAGGAGAAGGACCCGGAGGGATGGAAtcaggcgaagaaggagctcgacgttCGCAGGGCGAAGCTGCAGGCGCGAGCCAGGTTCTTCATctccgaggagggcggcgggccgggcggcgggagcaccggcggcggggaccaGGCGGATGCCGCGGATAAGTTTATGAAGCTCGGGTCGATGAAGGTCATCGggaagcgcgacgcggggggcgacggggacgccgtGAAGGAGGCCATGGaggctgcgcggcgcgccaaggaggacgacgagaagaagcgcgaggagaaggcggcgaggatggcggagcaggcggcgatggacgggtCGGTGGATCTCTCCGAGGTTGacaagaaggcggaggaggaggttgaaAAAGCGGAGAGGACGATGAAGCAGGGCCAGCTTCGGTCCAAGATGAAGATGCGCGACGAGTCTCAGGTTGTCAAGTtctccgacgtcgccggcatcggcgacgcgaagatcgagctcgcggagatcGTGGACTTCTTTCGCAAGCCGGAGAAGTTCAAGGCGTCGGGCGCCAAGGTTCCCAAGGGCGTGATGCTCACCGGTCCCCCCGGCTGCGGCAAGACGCTCCTCGCCagggccgtcgccggagagtCCGGCGCCACGTTCTTCTCCCTCACCGCGTCCGAGTTTGTCGAGATGttcgtgggcgtcggcgccgcgcgcgtccgcgacctCTTCTCGCAGGCGAAGAAGCAGGCGCCCTCCATCATcttcatcgacgagctcgacgccatcggcagacctcgaggcgcgggcggatccggcaacgacgaacgcgaccaGACGCTGAACCAACTCCTGGTGGAGCTCGACGGGTTCGGGAGCGACTCCGGGGTGGTGTGCATCGCCGCCACGAACCGCATCGACGTGCTGGACaaggcgctcgtccgcgccggtcggTTCGATCGTAAGATAACCGTGCAacccccgacgcgcgagggtcgacTGCAGATTCTCAAGGTGCACGTCAGGGGCAAGCCCTtagccgacgacgtcgacctGGAGGACCTGGCGTACGAGATGAACGGGTTCACCGGCGCCATCATCGCCAACGTGGTCAACACCGcctgcctcgccgcggcgcgggagggacgcgacgacaTCTGCCAGGCTAActttgacgccgccgtggaggcgGAGCAGCTCGGCAAGATTTTACCGGTGTACCGCGGAGAGGAGAACGAACGAAGGATCGCGCGCGTACACGCCGGGTGCGCGGTGGCCACCGCCATCCTCCTGAGGGACGTGTGCAAGGTCAACTTCGCGACGATCACCCCGAGGGAGACCAACATGGACGGATGCGTGGCGCTGAAGGACTTCCCGGAGGTTGAGCGACCCAACGCGATGACGAGGGCGATTATCCAGCGGCACCTTCGCTCGTGCTTTGTGccgcagctcgccgaggaggagcactACGGCTTCGACGActtgtccgccgcggcggcgccgtacaCGGCACGCGCCCGggagatcgcggcgatgatggtgaccgcggcgggcatgTCCTTCGACGGCAGCCAGCTCAACTACGTTCCCACGGTTGACCAGTACGAGGTTAAGGATTTCCTTCGAaccgaggcggtggagatGCTGATCCGGTCCACCACGCCCGATAAGTACTACCAGTCCGACATCGAGGCCAGAGAGATGATGGAGATGGAGCacagggcggcgaggaggttcgTGAGGCGGCAAAAagccgcgatcgacgccgtgaccgccgcgctggtggagCACAAGACGGTTGATTGGGACATGATGAGCGGCATCCTCGAAGAGCACGCGGTGCCCGAGCCGGAGTTTGAGGAGGAGATTGGGAAGGTGTGGGTGTCGCCGGAGGACCGCGAGAGGCTCGTGCCGTCCACGAGGGAGATGCCGGAGGGTgcggtgcccgcgacgaacgagtGGATCGAGACCTAAATTTTGCCCTACAATACGACGCGAGGGAACCAAACGTCTCATCGTCGTCCAACTTTCGCGACGGCTCACCCGCCGGCGCTCATCCCCGGATACGTCCCCGTCTCGTGCAGCTCCCTGAAGTACGCCTTGACGCTGTCGTTGACGAAGAAACTCACCGCCACGCTCACCGGGCCCTTCACCCAGTTCATGGTCACCCCCTTGTACAGCCCGCCCCGCAGCCCCTCCGTGCGCGCGATGTCGAACAGCGCTCTCCACGGCGACTCGTACCCCCCCGCTCGGCCCACAACCTGAATCCGTCTCCGGACGATGTCCAAAGGGTAGGTCATGCTCTGCGCGAACAAACCCGCGAGGCCACCGAAGAGCAGCCTCGTGGTCACCGGCatctgcgccgcgcccggcgcgtcggggtcccAGACCTCACCCGTCGCttccgccttggccttggcgcgTTTTCTCCACGTCCCCTTGAGCGTCTCAAAGGTGGCAAACGAAATCCCGGCGTACGGTATGATACCCACCAGCGTGGGGGTGAGACCGCCGTATAAACCCCGGATCCCCTCCTGCCGCAGTATGTTGGACACCACGCTCATCCCGGCCGCCTGGGTCTGCGACGTGACGGTCGGAGTAACGCCCGGAGTGCGGGGTTtgaagccgccgtcggacAAGGAAGCCACCGTtccgctcgccgcgtaccTGGCTCGCATGAGATCCAGAGGGTACGtcaacgtcgtcgccgtcgcacccgccgcggaccccgcGATGAATCGAACCGCGATCCGCTTACCCcccccctcctccccgccccccTCCCCAGCCTTGTCTCCGAAGATCGTCTCGcacgcgcgcttcgcggcggcttcgtacCGCGGGTAGCTCAGAAACGTGACCCCCGCGTAGGGGACGACTCTGGCCATCATGACCCCGTTACCCCTCCACAGCCCGAGCGGGCCCTCCGTGGTGACGATGtcccgcgcggtcctcgccgcggctgacaGGGTGAAcggccggcgcgggtccaCCTGGTATATGATCTTGACCCtgtccgcgggcgcgatcgtcgtcttGGCGACTGCGCCGGCGAGGCCACCCGCGACGAGAGACTCGATGGCGTTGACCTGTTTGGCTTCCAGATACGTAGCCGGAGTCGGCTCCGGGGgcttcgacgccgcctccagaagcgcgcgcctcgtcgcgggcaccgccAGCTTGAGCacgtcgttcgcggtgaACCCGATCGCGGCCGCGATCGGACCCTTCAGCCACGTCAGGCCCACCCCTTTGAACAGCCCGTTCACCACGCCCTCTTTCGCGTAGATATCCCTCAGTCCCTCCCACACCCCGGCGTATATTCCCCCGCCGTGCACCTGCATGCGCCTCCTGACCACGTGCAGGGGGTACGTCACAGTCTGCGCCACGAACCCGGCGcagccgcccgcggcgagcttgtaCGCCAAGGGCATGCGGTCCTCGTCCCAGTCGTGGTCGTTGGCCTTTTTGTAAAACGTCTTCATCGTCTCAAACGCGGCAAAGGACAAGCCGCCGTAGGGAACGATGCCCATGAGCGTGGGGCCTATGCCGGCGTAGAGGGaacggacgccgccgctggtgAACACGGCGTGGAGGTGCCGGACGGAACCCCGGAATCCCATGGGCGCGGggccagccgccgccgccgacgacgccgccgacgacgccgccgccgccgcagagaCTCCCGCGAAGTTGACTCCAAGAGGCGTTCCAAagtcccgcgccgccacgccgccggtgaggtGCGCGGCCGACCTGGCGTGCAGGAGGTCCAGCGGGTAGGTGAacaccgtcgcggtggtgccCGCGAGCGCACCGGCCGCGAACCTCGTGGCGATGTCTCCGCTCTCGGGCTCCCCGAACGCgtgcgccaacgccgcgttGTACATCGGATACACCGCGAACGTCGTGGCGCTGTAAGGGAGGATGcgggtcaccgcggcgccggttcCGCGCCAAAGCGCGGTCACGCCCTCCTGCGCGAcgatcctccgcgcggcgcccaacgccgcgacgggggtgaCGGACCCACCGGGCGCCACGAGCCCGTCTCGGTTCACCTGGAAGAGGATCTTCACGCGATCTATGGGGGCTGTTAAAACCCTGCTCAACGCGCCtgccgcgccccccgcgacgagccgctcCATCGCCAGGGGCTCCGGAGCGTGCGCGGATGCATCCtccgccgaggttgacgcGGATGCGCCGGATGACGCCCTGAGAGGGCCCGCCATGGCCCCCGTCCCGCCCCGTTTTGTGCGTCACTCGATTTTTCTCCAAACGTCGTCACGAGCGCATCTTTTAGATctcatcaccgccgcggacgaacctcagtcgtcgtcgcgcgtcatgtccgtcaccgccgcgtgaTCGGTAAATGAGCACGACTCCTACGACTCCTACGACTAGATCCTTGAGAAGACGCGAGAGAATGGTGCGCGCTTTCCAGAACATCTACGGACAGGCGCGGGAGTGCCTCGGCTACTCCAGGCGCACCCTGCGCGAGGGGAAGCTCCCGGCGGCATTCCACCGCCTGGCCagggcgatcgacgcgaacaggacgctcgccgcgttcgcgttgGTCGTTCTCTTCGGATTGATCGCCGGCGGGGCCATGTTCCAGACCACGGCCGCcatcaccgcgagcggcgggggcatcggcggcgggcccggcggatccggcgtCACCCCGatcgcggtgccgtcggaCGGGAAAGACGATAGATCTGTAGGGTCGGGGCCGCCCAAggcgaccggcggcgcgtccgcgtccgacgcgatcgacgccaccgacgacgcaTCCGCGGGATCCATCGACTACCTCGCCGGGGTGAACCAAtccgacccggacgcggtcaagaaggcggaggagaagaaggcggaggacgaaAAGGTGGAGGCCATGAAGGAAGCCGCGGACCCGATGGTGTACACCGAGGACGGCAAGAGCGGCAAACGCCCGATGCACAACATGACGGGCACGTGGCAGGGCGCGTTATCGCTGCTGGTGTTCATCGCGGGgtacaccgcggcgatcatgGAGGAGAGCGTCGGGCACGGGTTCAAGAAGTCGATCCCGATCACCTTAGCCGCCGGGATAATCTGGGTGCTCGTGGCGCTGGGGTATAGGGACAAGGGTCACTCGCTGTATTtcgtcaccaccgcggcgaggcacaACCTGACGGAGTTTGTTGAGGTTTTCCTGTTTCTCCTGTGCGCCATGACGTTCATCAACACCATGCACAGGCTCAACGTCTTCAACAAACTCAGGTGGTTCCTGGTTGAGAGCGGGTTCAGTTACCGGAGCTGTTTTTGGATCACCGGCCTCATCGCTTTCTGGCTCTCGCCCATCGCCGACAACCTGACCACGGCGGTGCTCATGGGCGCGGTGATCAGCAACCTGGGGCACGGGTACGACGAGTACGTGGCGATGTGCTGCGTCaacatcgtcgtcgccgcaaacgcgggcggcgcttTTTCGCCCTTCGGCGACTTGACCACGCTGATGGTCTGGCAAAAAGGGAAGGTTCGGCTCGAGGAGTTCCCCGGGCTCTTGGCCCCCGCGGTGGTGAACTGGCTCGTACCCGCGTTCCTGATGAACAGGCGGATCAAGGACGCGGTCCCGCCCAGGGTGGagggcgaggtcgccgtGCAGTTActccccggcgcggtcgaggtcATCTTACtcttcgtcgccaccgtgTTCATGACGGCGTGCTTCCACTCGTACGCGCACTTACCCCCGGTGCTGGGCATGATGACCGGGCTGGGCATGCTGAAGGTGTACGGGTGGTGGCggggccgcgcgctcgataagaggagcgaggaggaggtctcggagccggacgacgaggaggcggcggcgggcggcggcggaaatCCTCGATCCCCGAGGAAAGTTCCCGGCAAGGGGggagacgcgtcgccggacggggacggggacgtccCAACTCGGAGGGACCACGCCCTGGACATCTTCAAGCGCCTGGAGCAGACCGAGTGGGACACGCTCATCTTCTTCTACGGCGTCATCATGTGCGTCGGCGGCTTGGGCGTCATGGGCTACCTCTCCGCGCTGTCGACGTTCATGTACGGCAACTTTGGGCCCAACATCGCGAACGTGGCGCTGGGGGCGCTATCCGCGGTCATCGATAACATCCCCATGACGTACGCCGTGCTGCAGACGGACCCGCTGATGACCACGACGCAGTGGCTGCTGCTGACGCTGACGGCGGGCGTGGGCGGgtcgctcctcgcggtggGGTCCGCCGCTGGGGTGGGACTCATGGGGGTCAACTCGAGGTGCTACACGTTCAGGTCGCACCTTCGGTggacgcccgcggtggcgctcgggtacctcgcgtccgtcgtcgtgcaCCTCGCGGTGAACGGATTCGAATAATAAACTATCATCACGGTGAATAATCTCCGCGCGGGAGAGGCGTCTAGCTGGCTAGAGAGGCGTCTGCGTCTACGTGCGCCCAAAGGTCTACATTCATTCTCTACGTTCGCCCGTTCAATGGCTCTCCGCCCCTTAGCCGCGCGTTCTCCGCcctgagcgcctccacctcctctcGGAGCCTGCGACGGTCGTCCTTGaccttggcgagctcctggAAGTGTCGCTCGAACGCCCCGTTGTGTTGCCGCGCCGTGTGCGACGAGAGCGCGAAGAACccaaccgcggcgacgcagaaCGTGAGCAACTGCCCGCTGAGATACCGCGATGGGgggccgtccccgtcgcgatggtcgcggccgcggcgaggcgttcgcgcggaggaccgacgcgtcggggtccGGTATCTGCTCCCGGCGCCCGGAGCGTCCCTCggggtgcgccgcggcgggctcggcaccaggtcgtcgtcttcctccgccatggccgccgcctcgccgagtggcgcccgcggtggacccgGTTTCACGTCTCTGGTCCCACCCGCACAGCTGGGTCCGGTCGTATGCCCAAAATGAGGCGCCCCGGAAtggccgcgaggcgcggggacgcgatcgtcgcgctcgtggcgatctgcgccgcgctggcgaccctcccggacgcgcgcgtgcacggCTTCAAGGCGAACGACTTCAAGAAGTGCGAGACGTCCTCGTTCTgccagcgcctgcgcgatCGACCGGACGGCGCCACGCGCGAGATCTACTCGATCGAGGGGCGGTGGGAGCCGatcggcggccgcggcgggggatggggcgcgctcctcgccaaaGCCGGCGAGCCGCGCCCGCTTCGGGTCGAGCTCACGCcctacggcgacgagggcgtcgtgaGGCTGCGCGTGGACGAGCCCGCGCATCCCCGGTACGTCGTCccggacgtcctcgtcgattCCCTATCGCCGTCCGAGTTTGCCGACG from the Micromonas commoda chromosome 8, complete sequence genome contains:
- a CDS encoding mitochondrial carrier protein codes for the protein MAGPLRASSGASASTSAEDASAHAPEPLAMERLVAGGAAGALSRVLTAPIDRVKILFQVNRDGLVAPGGSVTPVAALGAARRIVAQEGVTALWRGTGAAVTRILPYSATTFAVYPMYNAALAHAFGEPESGDIATRFAAGALAGTTATVFTYPLDLLHARSAAHLTGGVAARDFGTPLGVNFAGVSAAAAASSAASSAAAAGPAPMGFRGSVRHLHAVFTSGGVRSLYAGIGPTLMGIVPYGGLSFAAFETMKTFYKKANDHDWDEDRMPLAYKLAAGGCAGFVAQTVTYPLHVVRRRMQVHGGGIYAGVWEGLRDIYAKEGVVNGLFKGVGLTWLKGPIAAAIGFTANDVLKLAVPATRRALLEAASKPPEPTPATYLEAKQVNAIESLVAGGLAGAVAKTTIAPADRVKIIYQVDPRRPFTLSAAARTARDIVTTEGPLGLWRGNGVMMARVVPYAGVTFLSYPRYEAAAKRACETIFGDKAGEGGGEEGGGKRIAVRFIAGSAAGATATTLTYPLDLMRARYAASGTVASLSDGGFKPRTPGVTPTVTSQTQAAGMSVVSNILRQEGIRGLYGGLTPTLVGIIPYAGISFATFETLKGTWRKRAKAKAEATGEVWDPDAPGAAQMPVTTRLLFGGLAGLFAQSMTYPLDIVRRRIQVVGRAGGYESPWRALFDIARTEGLRGGLYKGVTMNWVKGPVSVAVSFFVNDSVKAYFRELHETGTYPGMSAGG
- a CDS encoding predicted protein yields the protein MAEEDDDLVPSPPRRTPRDAPGAGSRYRTPTRRSSARTPRRGRDHRDGDGPPSRYLSGQLLTFCVAAVGFFALSSHTARQHNGAFERHFQELAKVKDDRRRLREEVEALRAENARLRGGEPLNGRT
- a CDS encoding NhaD Na+:H+ antiporter family (sodium ion:proton antiporter), whose translation is MKEAADPMVYTEDGKSGKRPMHNMTGTWQGALSLLVFIAGYTAAIMEESVGHGFKKSIPITLAAGIIWVLVALGYRDKGHSLYFVTTAARHNLTEFVEVFLFLLCAMTFINTMHRLNVFNKLRWFLVESGFSYRSCFWITGLIAFWLSPIADNLTTAVLMGAVISNLGHGYDEYVAMCCVNIVVAANAGGAFSPFGDLTTLMVWQKGKVRLEEFPGLLAPAVVNWLVPAFLMNRRIKDAVPPRVEGEVAVQLLPGAVEVILLFVATVFMTACFHSYAHLPPVLGMMTGLGMLKVYGWKVPGKGGDASPDGDGDVPTRRDHALDIFKRLEQTEWDTLIFFYGVIMCVGGLGVMGYLSALSTFMYGNFGPNIANVALGALSAVIDNIPMTYAVLQTDPLMTTTQWLLLTLTAGVGGSLLAVGSAAGVGLMGVNSRCYTFRSHLRWTPAVALGYLASVVVHLAVNGFE
- a CDS encoding predicted protein, translating into MRDESQVVKFSDVAGIGDAKIELAEIVDFFRKPEKFKASGAKVPKGVMLTGPPGCGKTLLARAVAGESGATFFSLTASEFVEMFVGVGAARVRDLFSQAKKQAPSIIFIDELDAIGRPRGAGGSGNDERDQTLNQLLVELDGFGSDSGVVCIAATNRIDVLDKALVRAGRFDRKITVQPPTREGRLQILKVHVRGKPLADDVDLEDLAYEMNGFTGAIIANVVNTACLAAAREGRDDICQANFDAAVEAEQLGKILPVYRGEENERRIARVHAGCAVATAILLRDVCKVNFATITPRETNMDGCVALKDFPEVERPNAMTRAIIQRHLRSCFVPQLAEEEHYGFDDLSAAAAPYTARAREIAAMMVTAAGMSFDGSQLNYVPTVDQYEVKDFLRTEAVEMLIRSTTPDKYYQSDIEAREMMEMEHRAARRFVRRQKAAIDAVTAALVEHKTVDWDMMSGILEEHAVPEPEFEEEIGKVWVSPEDRERLVPSTREMPEGAVPATNEWIET
- a CDS encoding predicted protein, which produces MHAVTNPLTAASTPRTALDAPAGRRVRASRAVTKILATANSRDDDDSQNASTSQPSSSGMLGRRATVAGAAAALFSIARGASSSARAESIGESLLERRRVEEGAKRAELEQLYAELKEEEARVKALRFEEEEKAMTNLNARRIEEEQKARQQVIDGKTLCITPFGIDVVGITEAVALVGAIGAGLTSNARKAEIAELNEKLRTINVTLRQQVRDGQAAASRSGSGGIYPDGGGVGKGARTGGASAIANNVVDQGANDQGVSAQPMDSLDAEDELASAGAGTKDFNSESVRELKEALRGGRRLLTEGDENSFRESEKLFEKALMLSRMVGDVVQVRRAVRGLAASKRGRNDYKGAIAGLKEVLSISDQLGDHVGDADALGSIADMYTEMGDLENAGRYYDMYLDALNKELSM